From Paenibacillus sp. FSL H8-0537:
GAGAGCCAGCGCCAGGATGGCGGCGCTGGTGAGGAGCAGCTGTGGTGGAACTCAGCTGCTCAGGCCGGCGGAGCCGGCCAAGGCGCGAAGCGCCAGCGCAAGGGCGCTGGGCGCGGAGCTGCGCCAGGCGCAAGCGGCGGCGGGAACGCGCCGCGCCGCGGGCGCAAGGGCGACGCTGGCGGCAGCTTTGCGCCGGCGGAGCAGACGCAGCGGATCGTGCGGGCGGAGCCGCAGGATCGAGGCGAAGGGCGCGGCGGCGAAGGCGCGCCGCGCACGGATATGTGGGGGCTGCCGATTAGAGGAGGCAGCCGTCGCATCGATGGCGGCGAGCGAAGCGACGGAGCTAGCCGTGGCTTTGAAGGCGGCAAGCGGCGCCAGGCGGCGCAGCCAGGCTCAGCGCCAAGCGGCGCGAATCCTAGTGGGCAGGCTTCGCCAGACGCTGCTGGAGCAAGCGGAGACGCGGCTAAGAGGAAGCGCAAGAAGAAAAGCGGAGGCGGCAATTCTACGGCTGCTTTTGTTAGAAAAAAACGTAAATAAAACAAAATAGTTGTAAAGTCCCTTGCATCGGCGCTGCCCCTCATACAGAGGCTCGGCAGCGCTGGTACAGCGGGCCAAGCTTTAAAAATTATTTAAGCTTGTCGCTTGCTTTTTGAATATGGGTATAGTACACTCAAAGCAATTGATGATATGGACCTGAATTCACATATTGAAAAGGGTGTCATTACAGTCATGGACCTTTTTCAATGTGTGAATTTTTTGTTTCTCAAAACGAAACAGGCGCATATTAATTTTATTTTGGAGGTTTTACAAATGCAACAAGGTACAGTTAAATGGTTTAACGCTGAGAAAGGCTTTGGCTTCATCGAAGTTGAAGGCGGCAACGATGTATTCGTACATTTCAGCGCAATCACTGGCGAAGGCTTCAAAACGCTGGAAGAAGGACAACGCGTAGAATTTAACGTTGTTCAAGGCAACCGCGGACCACAAGCTGAAAACGTAGTAAAACTGTAGTAGTTTAATCAACTGCGAAATTTAGCCGCTTTCGACCGTAAGGTCGGAGCGGCTTTTTATGGTTTTGACGATCAAACCATATTTTACAATATGGCCGTTGCTTTCTTGCTTTCATTTTCAAAAATTGCTACAATATATATCTAGCGGCTTTTTCAAATTTCTGGAGCTAATTATGATGTCGAGGTGATAAGAATGGGCAAGAAAAACGACGGTAAGCAGCTTGCACAAAATAAAAAAGCTTCCCATGATTATTTCATCGAAGACACGTATGAAGCGGGAATGGTGCTAATGGGGACTGAAATTAAATCGCTCCGCAACGGACGAGCCAATATAAGCGACGCATTTGCGACGATACGTAACGGCGAAATTTTTATCCACAATTTGCATATCAGTCCTTTCGAGCAGGGGAATCGCCACAATCCAACGGATCCGACGCGTGCCCGCAAGCTGCTGCTTCATAAAGTTCAGATTCACAAGCTGCTCGGTCAATCCAAGCAGGAAGGCTACTCCATTGTGCCGCTCAAAATTTATGTGCGCAATGGCTATGCGAAGCTTCTGATTGGGTTAGGTAAAGGTAAGAAGCAGTTCGACAAACGCGATTCCGCGGCAAAACGCGATGCCCAGCGTGATATTCAGCGGGTGCTGCGCGAGAAGCAGAAGATTATACGTTAAGCGCGAGATTGTGCGAGTAAGCGCAAGTCAGAGCGTCTGTAGATTTTCAAGGAAAGCGTGTTGAATTTTACTAGCAGTTCCAATAACATTTTAGGGATTATTCCTTGAATCGTGTTATACTAAGCAAGTAGCAAAGCAATATCTTAAGCTAAATGATGATCAGGTTGAGCTTCTTTCGGAGCCGGCAGTGATACGTCATTTATGCCAACTCGGGGGCGTTCTTGGATTCGACGGGGATAGGACGAGCGCGGGTTGCGGGTAGTGGGGACGCGTCCACTTTATCAACGCTAAAGCCTATTAAATGGCAAACAACAAACAAACTACGCTTTCGCAGCCTAAGAAACTGTGAGCGTGCTCCTACCTAGCATCGCCCATGTGACTAGACTAGGGGCTAACAAGTAGTGGGATACGCTGTCTCATCTCCGCCTGGGGTGAGCTGAAGAAGACAATCAGGCTGACCTTGGAAGAAGCTGGTTACGAGGCGTCCTCCTGGGTGACATCAAATTCGTGACTACACCCGTAGATGCCTGTGTGGCGTGATCTTCGGACAGGGGTTCGACTCCCCTCGCCTCCATTAGAGTGAAAGCCACCAAC
This genomic window contains:
- a CDS encoding cold-shock protein; its protein translation is MQQGTVKWFNAEKGFGFIEVEGGNDVFVHFSAITGEGFKTLEEGQRVEFNVVQGNRGPQAENVVKL
- the smpB gene encoding SsrA-binding protein SmpB; the encoded protein is MGKKNDGKQLAQNKKASHDYFIEDTYEAGMVLMGTEIKSLRNGRANISDAFATIRNGEIFIHNLHISPFEQGNRHNPTDPTRARKLLLHKVQIHKLLGQSKQEGYSIVPLKIYVRNGYAKLLIGLGKGKKQFDKRDSAAKRDAQRDIQRVLREKQKIIR